A single window of Botrytis cinerea B05.10 chromosome 15, complete sequence DNA harbors:
- the Bcctk1 gene encoding Bcctk1, whose product MPPTPQPKEHPPARDAIALEMKDSWSPGDDRRDRGRVDRRVIERRSRRSRSPTSRRPDADRTPNTRDRSTDRSRPLQDIEKSDRSPDRRRPSSPRPGKDTQEDVLKRNQGRELLLETRGSEIVKGNTAHSPQQLKRRKSRSPSPSRNQQKKIRRNSRSPVRHNGATKGSRRDRKRRNRSTSQHRHRQSEPNRNNQREEGNPRGRRDFGKNDKRGRSPGQNRDKFEKSRPSSALDYDDPPTNRNQSPNRFDEQEQKDGGNPAPNLIENKERKRDVSPYSSRRSPEPDKYEHKNRGRRQSPRAPKGPKGNRRRSPKREKGRPSRDEYRPNTKSRGRPTSAASGANSIEVKSDKMANRGYYGNQQGYNPNQQMQAAFPLKPQFNQVPQGSQADPRQFSQSPQHQMTPNSYHGSPQAQSPYSSGRGNWNGSQQQQFSPSPQFQQNYQQQPGYATPTGPQSQMYGNQVQSPSHQGPPTGPMNNNFRGNQRNFRANNFNPRGSRGNQFNPQWNPPSGPSGTNRPQFTNSGNVTPQQMSPQQQFPQQNSFDSDVISMQNQVDESEDLFRPSKDLQAEDTSKKNDEQMPPPSRPTPTGPQSQQNSSKFSFAFKGPAKAATTPKPEISQKLSAVPIKRDVQNSPRGPVTTRNIPTEPASARSQHVFREPPPPVTRKVKKIMQRLKPKPQLLPEYKASDSVYYRKPGNESVVGSGTYGKVFKAIHVYTKKLVALKKIRMEGERDGFPVTAVREIKLLQSLNHPNIVTLQEVMVEKNDCFMVFEYLSHDLTGLLNHPSFKLDAAHKKHLAKQLFEGLDYLHRRGVLHRDIKAANILVSDEGQLKLADFGLARFYAKRRQLDYTNRVITIWYRSPELLLGETQYGPAVDIWSAACVLVEIFTRHAIFPGDGGEISQLEKIYAVLGTPNRNDWPGLVDMAWFELLRPSAKRSNVFAEKYKERVTPAAFELLDAMFQYDPAKRPSASDVLEHPYFTTEEPTPRQAIELKELKGDWHEFESKALRKENERKDKEARRAAQKEKEKKRTAESEASSDRDPKRVMMAPPDIPTPSAMPKNQEVVASSN is encoded by the exons ATGCCTCCAACTCCACAACCAAAAGAACACCCTCCTGCTCGAGATGCGATCGCGCTCGAGATGAAAGACAGCTGGAGCCCCGGTGACGATCGCAGAGATAGAGGTAGAGTCGACCGAAGAGTTATTGAAAGACGGTCGAGAAGATCAAGGTCTCCCACGTCACGTCGGCCGGACGCCGACAGGACACCCAATACAAGAGATCGCAGCACTGATAGGTCCAGGCCATTgcaagatattgaaaagtcaGATCGTAGTCCAGACCGCAGAAGGCCATCATCCCCCCGGCCAGGAAAGGATACACAAGAAGACGTATTGAAGCGCAATCAAGGCAGGGAACTACTATTGGAGACGCGAGGCTCAGAAATAGTAAAAGGAAACACAGCTCATTCCCCTCAACAATTAAAGCGAAGAAAGAGTCGCAGCCCATCGCCGAGTCGCAaccaacaaaagaaaattcgaagGAATTCTCGCAGTCCAGTACGGCATAACGGAGCTACGAAAGGGTCCCGGCGAGATAGGAAGCGACGAAACCGGTCTACATCACAACACCGACATCGACAATCTGAACCAAACAGGAACAATCAACGCGAGGAAGGAAACCCAAGAGGTCGTAGAGATTTTGGGAAAAACGATAAGCGTGGGCGATCTCCTGGCCAAAACCGcgataaatttgaaaagtctCGTCCCTCATCCGCCCTGGACTACGACGATCCACCCACGAATCGTAATCAATCCCCCAACAGATTTGATGAGCAAGAACAAAAGGACGGAGGAAACCCAGCACCAAATCTGATTGAAAATAAGGAAAGGAAGCGAGACGTTTCCCCATACTCAAGCCGTCGATCGCCAGAGCCAGATAAATACGAACATAAAAATCGCGGCCGTCGTCAATCCCCTCGTGCACCGAAAGGGCCAAAGGGAAATCGGAGACGTTCCCCCAAGCGAGAGAAGGGACGGCCCTCACGAGACGAGTATCGCCCTAACACTAAATCTCGAGGTCGACCTACATCGGCAGCTTCAGGAGCGAATAGTATTGAGGTCAAATCGGATAAGATGGCCAACAGAGGATACTATGGTAATCAGCAAGGGTACAATCCAAACCAACAAATGCAGGCTGCATTTCCTTTAAAACCACAATTCAACCAAGTTCCTCAAGGGTCTCAAGCTGATCCACGTCAATTTTCACAATCTCCACAACATCAAATGACCCCAAATTCATATCATGGTTCACCTCAGGCACAATCGCCTTATTCTTCTGGGCGGGGAAATTGGAACGGCTCGCAGCAACAACAGTTTTCGCCCTCTCC GCAATTCCAACAAAATTACCAGCAACAACCGGGATATGCTACTCCTACTGGCCCACAAAGCCAAATGTATGGTAACCAAGTTCAATCGCCTTCTCATCAAGGACCTCCTACAGGGCCAATGAACAATAACTTCAGAGGCAACCAACGCAATTTCAGAGCGAACAATTTCAACCCCCGAGGTAGTCGTGGCAACCAGTTCAATCCTCAATGGAATCCTCCTTCTGGTCCCTCAGGCACCAACCGCCCCCAGTTTACCAATTCTGGTAATGTCACACCCCAGCAAATGTCACCGCAACAACAGTTTCCACAGCAGAATTCATTTGATTCAGATGTAATATCAATGCAGAACCAGGTGGACGAAAGCGAAGACTTATTTAGACCCTCAAAAGACCTTCAGGCTGAGGATACTAGCAAAAAGAATGATGAACAAATGCCTCCTCCTAGTCGACCAACACCAACAGGGCCTCAAAGTCAACAGAATTCTTCGAAGTTTAGTTTTGCTTTCAAAGGTCCAGCTAAAGCGGCAACCACTCCGAAGCCAGAAATCTCCCAAAAGCTCAGCGCTGTACCAATCAAGCGAGATGTGCAAAATAGTCCTCGTGGCCCTGTAACGACAAGGAATATTCCTACAGAGCCAGCATCTGCAAGATCACAACACGTATTCCGCGAACCGCCGCCTCCTGTCACGCGTAAGGTCAAGAAGATTATGCAACGTTTAAAGCCAAAGCCACAGTTATTACCCGAATACAAGGCATCAGATTCGGTGTACTATCGAAAACCTGGTAATGAATCTGTGGTAGGATCTGGGACTTATGGTAAAGTGTTCAAGGCTATCCACGTCTACACTAAGAAGTTGGTCGCTCTGAAGAAGATACGCATGGAAGGAGAACGCGACGGGTTTCCTGTGACTGCAGTTCGAGAAATTAAATTGCTACAATCCTTGAACCACCCAAACATCGTCACCTTACAAGAGGTAATGGTGGAGAAGAACGATTGCTTTATGGTTTTCGAGTATCTATCACACGATCTTACGGGCTTGCTCAACCACCCATCCTTCAAGTTGGACGCAGCTCACAAAAAGCACCTTGCTAAGCAGCTTTTTGAGGGTCTTGATTACCTCCATCGACGAGGTGTCTTACACCGGGACATTAAAGCAGCTAATATTCTTGTTAGTGACGAAGGGCAATTGAAATTGGCAGATTTCGGGCTGGCTCGATTCTACGCAAAGCGAAGACAGCTGGACTATACCAATCGTGTTATTACTATCTGGTATCGTTCACCAGAACTTCTCCTTGGAGAGACACAATATGGTCCTGCAGTGGATATTTGGAGCGCAGCCTGTGTTTTGGTCGAAATTTTCACTCGCCACGCAATTTTCCCTGGAGATGGTGGTGAAATCAGCCAACTCGAGAAAATTTATGCTGTGCTCGGAACGCCAAATCGAAATGATTGGCCTGGCTTAGTAGATATGGCATGGTTCGAACTTCTGAGACCATCTGCTAAACGATCCAATGTTTTTGCAGAGAAATACAAGGAACGTGTTACGCCAGCCGCGTTTGAACTTCTAGATGCCATGTTTCAATATGACCCGGCCAAACGACCTTCTGCTTCCGATGTTCTTGAGCATCCATATTTTACGACGGAAGAGCCCACGCCAAGACAGGCTATTGA ACTCAAAGAACTCAAAGGCGATTGGCATGAATTCGAATCCAAAGCGTTGCGGAAAGAGAACGAACGCAAGGATAAAGAAGCGCGAAGAGCGGcccaaaaggaaaaggagaaaaaaagaactGCGGAGAGTGAAGCCTCTTCTGATAGAGACCCAAAGCGTGTAATGATGGCACCCCCAGATATACCAACGCCATCTGCCATGCCTAAAAATCAGGAAGTTGTCGCTTCGAGCAACTAG
- the BccutA gene encoding BccutA, translated as MKTSAQQLLSALLLPLSVLAAPTGSIEARACSDVTVIFARGTTETGTLGTVVGPPFLAALKSALGSSSVTMNGVDYPADVPGFLQGGDPAGSQTMATMVTSTLSSCPDTKLVISGYSQGGQLVHNAAKLLPAETTAKISSAVIFGDPDNGDPVQGVSADRTDIICHAGDNICQGGSLILLAHLTYGMDTTAAAAFVKKAAGL; from the exons atgaagaCCTCAGCTCAACAACTCTTGTCCGctctcctccttcctctctccgTCTTAGCCGCTCCAACAGGTTCCATTGAAGCTAGAGCATGCTCAGATGTGACGGTCATCTTTGCCCGTGGAACGACTGAGACTGGAACTCTCGGTACTGTAGTCGGACCACCCTTCCTCGCCGCTCTCAAATCTGCTCTTGGGTCATCTTCAGTCACCATGAATGGTGTCGACTACCCAGCAGATGTTCCAGGATTTTTGCAAGGAGGCGATCCTGCTGGCAGTCAGACTAT GGCCACAATGGTCACATCAACCTTATCCAGCTGCCCAGACACAAAACTCGTCATCTCTGGCTACTCCCAAGGTGGCCAACTCGTACATAACGCCGCCAAACTTTTACCAGCCGAAACAACAGCTAAAATCAGCTCTGCCGTTATCTTCGGTGACCCAG ACAATGGAGATCCAGTCCAAGGTGTCTCAGCCGATAGAACAGATATCATTTGTCACGCTGGAGATAACATCTGTCAAGGCGGAAGCTTGATCTTACTGGCTCATCTGACTTATGGAATGGATACGACGGCAGCAGCGGCATTTGTTAAGAAAGCAGCCGGATTGTAG